A segment of the Candidatus Methanosuratincola sp. genome:
GCCTCGCTCAGGATTATCGTCACAGTCCCGTCCTTCACCTCTGCCTTCGTCACATACGGTAGGTCCTTTATGCCTCCCAGATTCGGTCTCTCGACCTTTGCCCTTATCATGCTCTTTCCTACCTTCATCTTTAGCATCGATGGCGAATCAAGGGCCTTGATCTCCCCGTGGTCTATTATCGCCACACGGTCGCAGAGAGAGTCGGCTTCCTCCATGTAGTGAGTTGTGATTATTATCGTCACACCGTGTTCTTTGGAGAGGCTATTTATGTAGTTCCAGATGTGCTGCCTCGTTTGCGGATCCAGGCCGAGAGTCGGCTCGTCTAAGAAGAGGATCTTGGGCCTGTGGAGCAGCCCCCTTGCTAGCTCGAGCCTCCTTCTCATTCCGCCTGAGTATGTCTTGACCAGATCGTTCCCCCTGTCAGTGAGGTCGACAAGTTCCAGGGCTTCTTCTATCCTTTTCTTCCTTTCTTCCTTGGGCACCCCGTACATCAGGGCGTGGAGATAAAGGTTCTCCCTACCTGTCAGGATCTCGTCCGAGCTAGGCGTCTGGAAGACCATGCCTATCGAAGCCCGTACCTTTCCAGGCTCTTTCCTTATGTCGTACCCATTGACCTTTGCGGTCCCTTCCGTCGGCGGAAGCAGGGTAGCGAGCATCGATAGCAATGTGGTCTTACCTGCCCCGTTCGGACCGAGGAGCCCGAAGATCTCGCCTTCCTCAATCGATAGATCCACTTGGTTCACAGCGGTGATGTTCTTATACCTCTTAGTTATCCCAAACGTCTGGATCATCAAAATCAATC
Coding sequences within it:
- a CDS encoding ATP-binding cassette domain-containing protein; translation: MIQTFGITKRYKNITAVNQVDLSIEEGEIFGLLGPNGAGKTTLLSMLATLLPPTEGTAKVNGYDIRKEPGKVRASIGMVFQTPSSDEILTGRENLYLHALMYGVPKEERKKRIEEALELVDLTDRGNDLVKTYSGGMRRRLELARGLLHRPKILFLDEPTLGLDPQTRQHIWNYINSLSKEHGVTIIITTHYMEEADSLCDRVAIIDHGEIKALDSPSMLKMKVGKSMIRAKVERPNLGGIKDLPYVTKAEVKDGTVTIILSEAGAHIQEILCNLGDVSFVELREPTLNDVFLQITGKEIREESAEEWAEVYARAGST